A window from Dioscorea cayenensis subsp. rotundata cultivar TDr96_F1 chromosome 10, TDr96_F1_v2_PseudoChromosome.rev07_lg8_w22 25.fasta, whole genome shotgun sequence encodes these proteins:
- the LOC120270262 gene encoding protein SIEVE ELEMENT OCCLUSION B-like — translation MDQRKIICLHGSSNINWIRELTKKMKAITNAGVQVELIYVGCKDMEITKDILSTIISENLSNYLPLLKIYFFWTRLECMKRSKLCLGYETEDDTFLNELSSLLSTSSADKGWLLVGAAKSKDILRLTGNQCLELLSLFDVWGEYANKFGILGAMRQALAPPIQAGCGNFAIIPHVEEITDDACVCKNLQWLNGEIYYVSQPKDTADQGEQQSLLSPLNSTAVTKPVTQQPTMELNRKENQLFLQSSNNPVMKQMAPQTKTDLIKTPLISSSDDSMALKPVAQQQKMQLIKGERHLFSSSDDSPILYIVEDILHQANPSLILTPQTQLEYVDETTHRAEVVSMLEALAYTVHRMSSEINYKCAIGGDGHATTLAVLQSLSNYTWDGKLVVALAAFALSYGEFWLTTQLHTVNPMAKSLAHLKQLPNILEHTDILKPRFDAINNLINAMLDVTKCIVEFRELPPEYIPHDAPEMAMALAHIPTAVYWTIRGVVACIAQIVGLIGLGHEYMTSTTEAWELSSLAHKVNNIHGHLIKQLNTCQQQIGERKHMEAYQTLVRLFETIHLDNIKILRALMYSKDDLPIIDGITKKRVSVDVLRRKIVMLFISDLDISHEELFVLIQIYNDTHQGRMERHYEIVWLPVVDRHVPWLQSREESFNRLASTMPWYSLVHPSLLDKAVVKYIREMWHF, via the exons aTGGATCAAAGAAAAATCATCTGTCTGCATGGAAGCAGTAACATCAATTGGATTCGAGAACTtacaaagaaaatgaaagcaATCACTAATGCCGGTGTTCAAGTAGAGTTGATATATGTTGGATGCAAAGACATGGAGATTACCAAAGATATTTTATCAACCATAATCTCAGAAAACCTGAGTAACTATCTTCCTCTCTTGAAGATATACTTCTTCTGGACACGATTAGAGTGCATGAAACGTTCAAAACTCTGTCTTGGATATGAAACTGAAGATGATACTTTCTTGAATGAACTCAGCTCTTTGTTGAGCACTAGTTCAGCAGATAAAGGCTGGTTACTTGTTGGTGCAGCAAAATCGAAGGACATCCTTAGATTAACTGGAAACCAATGCCTTGAGCTTTTATCGCTCTTTGATGTTTGGGGGGAGTATGCTAATAAATTTGGCATCCTCGGCGCAATGAGACAAGCTCTTGCCCCTCCAATTCAAGCAGGTTGCGGTAACTTTGCCATCATTCCACATGTTGAGGAGATTACTGATGATGCTTGTGTCTGCAAAAATTTGCAATGGCTTAATGGAGAAATATATTATGTATCA CAGCCAAAAGACACAGCTGATCAGGGAGAGCAGCAGTCGTTGTTGTCGCCGTTGAACTCCACCGCTGTCACAAAACCGGTGACTCAGCAGCCAACCATGGAGCTCAACAGGAAAGAGAACCAGCTCTTCTTGCAGTCCAGCAACAACCCGGTCATGAAGCAGATGGCTCCCCAAACAAAGACTGACCTTATCAAGACGCCCTTAATTTCATCATCAGATGACAGCATGGCATTGAAGCCGGTGGCGCAGCAGCAAAAGATGCAACTGATCAAGGGAGAACGCCATCTTTTCTCGTCATCTGATGACAGT CCAATTCTTTACATTGTTGAAGATATCTTGCACCAAGCCAACCCTTCTTTAATATTG ACACCACAAACTCAACTGGAATATGTCGATGAAACTACACATCGTGCTGAAGTTGTTTCTATGCTTGAAGCTTTAGCATACACTGTTCACAGGATGTCAAGCGAG atCAACTATAAATGCGCAATTGGTGGAGATGGGCATGCAACAACACTGGCCGTTTTACAATCTCTGTCAAACTACACTTGGGATGGCAAACTAGTTGTTGCACTTGCAGCCTTCGCATTGAGTTATGGCGAGTTCTGGCTCACTACTCAACTCCACACTGTGAATCCTATGGCCAAATCATTGGCACATCTTAAACAGCTGCCAAATATACTGGAACACACTGATATACTGAAGCCAAGGTTTGATGCCATTAATAATCTTATAAATGCAATGCTTGATGTCACCAAATGCATTGTTGAGTTCAGAGAGCTTCCACCTGAGTACATCCCTCATGATGCACCGGAGATGGCCATGGCCTTGGCTCATATCCCAACTGCTGTTTATTGGACCATTAGAGGGGTAGTTGCTTGCATCGCTCAGATTGTTGGTCTCATTGGTCTGGGCCATGA gtaCATGACCTCCACCACAGAGGCATGGGAGCTCTCAAGTTTAGCCCACAAAGTTAACAACATTCACGGCCACTTAATTAAGCAATTGAACACATGCCAACAACAAATAG GTGAGAGGAAACATATGGAGGCTTACCAGACGCTAGTGAGACTATTTGAAACTATTCATCTTGACAACATAAAGATCCTCAGGGCTCTCATGTACTCAAAGGATGATCTGCCTATCATTGACGGCATCACCAAGAAAAGAGTCAGCGTTGACGTACTGAGGAGAAAGATAGTCATGCTATTCATCTCCGATCTTGATATCTCACATGAAGAGctctttgttttgattcaaatatacaaTGACACACACCAAGGAAGGATGGAGAGGCACTACGAGATAGTATGGCTTCCTGTCGTCGACCGCCATGTTCCTTGGCTACAGTCAAGAGAAGAGAGCTTCAATCGCTTGGCATCAACAATGCCATGGTACTCGTTGGTGCATCCTTCATTGTTGGACAAGGCGGTGGTGAAGTACATCAGGGAGATGTGGCATTTTTGA
- the LOC120270263 gene encoding protein SIEVE ELEMENT OCCLUSION A-like, which translates to MWIWGSLAFPFTSNREEALWKEEIWRLELLVDEIDPAILQWVTEGRHVCLYGGDNLDWIRRFTTTMRRVAQDARVPLEMVYVGRSNPKEKVKRAMSVIAAEKLSGYWTDVAMIWFFWVRLESMWHSKMQHGRTVEDDPIMQEVMQILSFDGSEEGWAVISRGSVEVLKSQGKKLLDCLMEYDTWKGTVELEGFIPALGKALLPYQTHEHCTRLILPGETGKFGEKIVCAECKKPMEKYVLYRCCTD; encoded by the exons ATGTGGATTTGGGGTAGTTTAGCCTTCCCTTTCACTAGCAACAGGGAGGAGGCTCTATGGAAGGAAGAGATTTGGAGGCTTGAATTATTAGTTGATGAGATTGATCCTGCCATACTTcaatgg GTGACTGAAGGAAGGCATGTATGTCTGTACGGAGGAGACAACTTAGACTGGATAAGAAGGTTCACTACAACAATGAGACGCGTCGCTCAAGACGCAAGGGTCCCATTGGAGATGGTCTACGTGGGAAGGAGTAACCCAAAAGAGAAGGTCAAGAGAGCAATGTCAGTCATTGCAGCTGAGAAACTGAGTGGGTATTGGACAGACGTGGCCATGATATGGTTCTTTTGGGTCCGTTTGGAGAGCATGTGGCACTCCAAGATGCAACATGGTCGCACAGTTGAGGATGATCCAATAATGCAAGAAGTGATGCAGATTCTGAGCTTCGACGGCAGTGAAGAAGGCTGGGCGGTCATCAGCCGGGGCTCAGTCGAGGTCTTAAAGTCACAGGGAAAGAAGCTGCTGGATTGTCTGATGGAGTATGATACTTGGAAAGGCACTGTGGAGCTGGAGGGGTTCATTCCGGCGCTGGGGAAAGCACTGCTGCCTTATCAGACTCATGAGCACTGCACCAGGCTTATACTTCCCGGTGAGACTGGCAAGTTTGGAGAGAAGATTGTGTGCGCTGAATGTAAGAAACCCATGGAGAAGTATGTGCTTTATCGCTGCTGCACT